Proteins encoded together in one Pseudoalteromonas xiamenensis window:
- a CDS encoding Na+/H+ antiporter family protein, translating to MLGLSLARVNVIVAMTVSALVAGLTSGLSLSDTLNAFNSGLSGGAEIALSYAMLGGFAVAISKSGLTRILANKLLAKVDKADSEYTHHLSMGIMTIILACSISSQNLVPVHIAFIPILIPPLLSIFTQLKIDRRAIACILTFGLATSYMVLPYGFGGIYLFSILHKNLVDNGLEIAQNAVPWAMVIPALGMVVGLIIAVFFTYRKPRLYEIKEANQAKTVLVTNERKTVIIGLLAIIASLIAQNVSNSMILGGLVGVMVFSLFGLVKWEESSDVFTKGVAMMAMIGFIMISAQGFASVMKETGEVASLVQTCADIVGSNKPLAAALILLVGLLITMGIGSSFSTVPIIATLFVPLCLQIGFSPMATVALVGTAGALGDAGSPASDSTLGPTSGLNADGQHDHINDSVIPTFIHFNIPLVIFGWIAALVL from the coding sequence ATGCTCGGTCTATCGTTAGCCCGAGTAAACGTAATTGTCGCTATGACAGTCAGTGCATTAGTTGCAGGGCTAACGTCAGGTTTATCTTTGTCAGACACACTAAACGCATTTAATTCTGGGTTATCCGGTGGTGCTGAAATAGCCCTAAGCTATGCTATGTTAGGTGGCTTTGCGGTCGCTATCTCAAAGTCTGGGTTAACGAGAATACTTGCCAATAAATTGTTGGCAAAAGTAGATAAAGCAGATTCTGAATACACCCATCATCTCTCAATGGGCATTATGACGATTATACTCGCTTGTTCCATTTCATCTCAAAACCTTGTCCCAGTTCACATTGCGTTTATACCGATACTTATTCCACCACTGCTCTCAATTTTCACACAACTCAAAATTGATAGACGTGCAATTGCGTGTATTTTGACGTTTGGTTTAGCTACATCTTACATGGTTTTGCCTTATGGATTTGGCGGTATCTATCTATTCTCTATATTACATAAAAACCTTGTCGATAACGGCCTTGAAATTGCTCAAAATGCAGTGCCTTGGGCCATGGTTATTCCTGCACTTGGTATGGTAGTTGGACTAATAATCGCGGTGTTTTTCACCTACAGAAAGCCTCGACTGTACGAAATCAAGGAAGCAAATCAAGCTAAAACGGTTCTGGTTACAAATGAACGTAAGACGGTCATCATTGGTCTTCTTGCCATTATTGCTTCCCTAATTGCTCAGAATGTGAGTAATTCGATGATTTTAGGCGGTCTTGTTGGTGTTATGGTTTTCAGCCTATTTGGTTTAGTTAAATGGGAGGAGAGCTCAGACGTCTTCACTAAAGGTGTCGCGATGATGGCAATGATCGGTTTCATTATGATCTCAGCACAGGGGTTTGCCTCCGTCATGAAAGAAACGGGTGAAGTGGCGAGTCTAGTCCAAACATGTGCAGATATAGTGGGATCAAATAAGCCGTTAGCCGCTGCGTTAATTCTGCTGGTTGGATTACTTATCACGATGGGTATTGGCAGTTCTTTTTCCACGGTGCCAATTATCGCAACATTGTTTGTTCCACTTTGTCTGCAAATTGGTTTCTCTCCGATGGCCACCGTTGCACTCGTTGGTACAGCTGGTGCACTTGGTGATGCAGGAAGCCCGGCTTCCGACTCAACACTCGGTCCCACTTCAGGACTAAACGCAGATGGTCAACACGATCATATTAATGATTCCGTTATCCCTACTTTTATTCATTTCAATATTCCGCTTGTAATTTTCGGATGGATTGCAGCGCTAGTGCTATAG
- a CDS encoding GGDEF/EAL domain-containing response regulator, whose product MSKILLVDDDTNVLKALTRAISSFHYEIISTNDPFEAESLLLKHHPEVLITDFRMPGLNGFELIERLKKYSNDLVCIVLSGQTDFDDLKKLLNSDNVARFISKPWSNAELIHEINLAFQNSKKLKIKKEFIQNGDTPLVEVDEDGNILDYNYFFNRLLEKSDNKQNLRDYFDLTLQPNTILSASTLTNLVVSKLTNSSIFCIDVKFTTGRTFLLSFTPVIAKGSIKQNFSSSKTKFIKDVKRTDKSIMICIKIRDLLVKNVICNNQVYSETLKKIVGVQLSKELKEFHMLEISYDQGVFWLSTVENEIEVHSYLDEIILKIREYFDSTNVQVDFAVSYVAVSLDSNLAELLNNLLLFNQYVSDSKTKFYMKYSDEYLVEKLTEHRVSDALFSAIENDELYLRFQPKLNLSDHTISSCEVLLRWESKKTGPNSPDYFIPLAEKDGQINKIGYWVLEKACQTLRNWLTEGIEIKKVAINISPIQLTDTSFIDNLIDIVRRYDLDNRFIELEITENYLIANLDEAYQLLKRLKSLGFTISIDDFGKGYSSLGYIAKLPIDVIKLDKSLIDQIDTSSTSLNLVANIINLVHDLNFKVVAEGVEKAEQLELLENMGCDEVQGYLIGRPVLCDELTHYIFTLPR is encoded by the coding sequence ATGTCAAAGATATTGCTAGTAGACGATGATACCAATGTACTAAAGGCACTAACGCGAGCAATCTCCTCTTTTCACTATGAAATCATTTCTACCAACGATCCTTTCGAAGCCGAAAGCCTGTTATTAAAGCACCACCCTGAAGTATTAATTACCGACTTTAGAATGCCGGGGCTAAATGGGTTTGAACTTATTGAACGGCTAAAGAAATATTCAAATGACTTGGTTTGTATTGTCCTTAGTGGGCAAACAGACTTTGACGACCTAAAAAAACTCTTAAATTCAGACAATGTCGCTAGGTTTATCAGCAAGCCTTGGAGCAATGCGGAGTTAATTCACGAAATAAATCTCGCTTTTCAAAATAGTAAGAAATTAAAAATTAAGAAAGAATTTATCCAAAACGGCGATACCCCACTTGTCGAAGTGGATGAAGATGGCAATATTCTCGACTATAACTACTTCTTTAATAGACTCCTCGAAAAGAGCGACAATAAACAGAATCTGCGAGATTATTTCGACCTTACTTTGCAACCTAATACTATTTTAAGTGCTTCAACATTAACAAATTTGGTGGTGAGCAAGCTGACCAATAGCTCAATCTTTTGCATTGATGTGAAATTTACAACGGGGCGAACGTTTTTGCTTAGTTTTACGCCTGTAATCGCGAAAGGTTCAATTAAGCAAAACTTTTCATCGAGCAAAACTAAATTCATCAAAGACGTCAAACGCACCGATAAATCAATTATGATTTGTATAAAAATAAGGGATTTATTGGTTAAAAATGTCATCTGTAATAATCAGGTTTATTCTGAAACCTTAAAGAAAATTGTCGGCGTTCAACTATCTAAAGAGCTCAAAGAATTTCATATGCTTGAAATAAGTTATGACCAAGGCGTATTTTGGTTGTCGACCGTTGAAAATGAAATTGAAGTACATTCCTATCTAGATGAAATTATTTTAAAAATAAGAGAATATTTCGATTCAACCAATGTACAAGTTGATTTTGCAGTTTCCTATGTGGCTGTATCACTTGATTCCAATCTAGCTGAACTACTGAATAATCTCCTCCTTTTTAATCAATACGTATCCGATTCTAAGACAAAGTTCTATATGAAATACTCTGATGAGTATTTAGTTGAAAAACTAACAGAACATCGTGTCTCAGATGCCTTATTTAGCGCAATTGAAAATGATGAGCTGTATTTAAGATTCCAGCCCAAATTGAATTTGAGTGATCATACAATTTCATCTTGTGAAGTTTTGCTCCGCTGGGAAAGTAAAAAAACAGGGCCAAATTCACCTGACTATTTTATTCCTCTAGCAGAAAAGGATGGTCAAATTAATAAAATTGGGTATTGGGTTCTTGAAAAAGCCTGTCAGACGCTCAGAAACTGGCTAACTGAGGGCATTGAAATTAAAAAAGTGGCTATCAATATTTCGCCTATCCAACTAACAGACACATCATTTATTGATAATTTAATCGACATCGTGAGACGGTATGATTTAGATAATCGTTTCATCGAGTTAGAAATTACCGAAAACTATTTAATCGCAAATTTGGATGAAGCGTATCAATTGCTTAAGCGCTTAAAAAGTCTTGGGTTTACTATCTCTATTGACGATTTTGGCAAAGGTTATTCTTCTCTCGGCTACATTGCTAAATTACCGATTGATGTCATTAAACTCGATAAGTCATTGATAGATCAGATAGATACATCTAGCACAAGTTTGAATCTCGTCGCTAATATTATCAACCTTGTGCATGATTTAAATTTTAAGGTCGTTGCTGAAGGCGTTGAAAAGGCAGAGCAACTTGAATTACTCGAAAACATGGGGTGCGATGAGGTTCAAGGATACTTAATTGGCCGACCTGTGCTTTGTGATGAATTAACACACTATATTTTTACTTTACCTAGGTAA